One window of Chionomys nivalis chromosome 10, mChiNiv1.1, whole genome shotgun sequence genomic DNA carries:
- the Insm2 gene encoding insulinoma-associated protein 2, whose amino-acid sequence MPRGFLVKRTKRSGSSYRSRPAEPLFPPPGPRAAPPSPEEPSRGLSGSPCFEPALDGAEWGAGGGDGPGPSPARPAGPELRRAFLERCLRSPVSAESFPSATAFCSAASAAATSGEQLVPSRVAVPSSVPAPAPVPAPHSLQRRGKGALGCASAPAAVRKPKAVRRLSFADEVTTSPVLGLKIKEEEPGAPARALGGVRTPLGEFICQLCKQQYADPFALAQHRCSRIVRVEYRCPECDKVFSCPANLASHRRWHKPRPAPSCAASKPPSASLTPPDPSLAAGKENGRMPRPDDQHPQVRDSSGDGQHRDSAARPGLQALVHPEAARPQAPYPELMLGRRGLGPGGASPGATSEVFVCPYCHKKFRRQAYLRKHLGTHEAGLARAPAPGFGSERTAPLAFACPLCGAHFPSADIREKHRLWHAVREELLLPALVGAPSEAGPGGGSDGSTQQIFSCKYCPSTFFSSPGLTRHINKCHPSESRQVLLLQMPLRPGC is encoded by the coding sequence ATGCCGAGGGGCTTCCTGGTGAAGCGAACCAAGCGCTCGGGCAGTTCCTACCGCTCGCGCCCAGCCGAACCGCTTTTTCCCCCGCCGGGTCCCCGCGCTGCACCGCCCTCCCCCGAGGAGCCCAGCCGGGGGCTGTCGGGGTCCCCTTGCTTCGAGCCTGCGTTGGACGGCGCCGAGTGGGGCGCGGGTGGCGGAGACGGCCCGGGACCCAGCCCCGCGAGGCCGGCGGGCCCTGAGCTGCGCCGCGCGTTCCTGGAGCGTTGCCTGCGCTCACCAGTCTCGGCCGAGTCCTTCCCCAGCGCCACAGCCTTCTGCTCCGCGGCGTCCGCGGCCGCGACCTCGGGGGAGCAGTTGGTGCCATCTCGGGTCGCCGTCCCCAGCTCTGTCCCCGCACCGGCGCCGGTCCCTGCCCCGCACAGCCTCCAGCGCCGGGGCAAGGGCGCCCTGGGCTGCGCATCAGCACCCGCGGCCGTCAGGAAGCCTAAGGCGGTGAGGAGGCTGAGCTTTGCAGACGAGGTGACCACGTCCCCGGTACTCGGTCTAAAGATCAAGGAGGAGGAGCCCGGGGCGCCGGCGCGGGCTTTGGGCGGCGTCCGCACGCCGCTGGGGGAGTTCATCTGCCAACTGTGCAAGCAGCAGTACGCGGACCCCTTCGCGCTGGCTCAGCACCGCTGCTCCCGCATCGTGCGCGTCGAGTACCGCTGTCCCGAGTGCGACAAGGTCTTCAGCTGCCCCGCGAACCTCGCCTCGCACCGCCGCTGGCACAAGCCACGTCCCGCGCCGTCCTGCGCCGCGAGTAAACCTCCCTCCGCGTCGTTGACCCCTCCGGACCCTTCCCTGGCGGCGGGCAAGGAGAACGGCCGCATGCCGCGGCCCGACGATCAGCACCCGCAGGTCCGGGACAGCTCCGGGGACGGTCAGCACCGGGACAGCGCCGCGCGCCCAGGCCTGCAGGCGTTGGTGCACCCGGAGGCAGCACGACCGCAGGCTCCCTACCCCGAGTTGATGCTAGGGCGCCGCGGTCTCGGGCCAGGCGGTGCCAGCCCGGGGGCGACATCCGAGGTCTTCGTGTGCCCGTATTGCCACAAAAAGTTCCGTCGCCAAGCATATCTGCGCAAGCACCTGGGCACCCACGAGGCGGGCCTGGCGCGAGCACCAGCCCCGGGTTTCGGCTCGGAGCGCACAGCCCCACTTGCATTTGCGTGCCCACTTTGCGGGGCGCACTTCCCGTCCGCGGATATCCGAGAGAAGCACCGGCTATGGCATGCTGTCCGCGAGGAGCTGCTACTGCCCGCCTTGGTCGGGGCTCCTTCGGAAGCGGGCCCTGGAGGGGGATCCGACGGTAGCACTCAGCAGATTTTCTCATGCAAGTACTGCCCTTCCACTTTTTTTAGCTCCCCGGGCTTGACCCGGCACATCAATAAGTGTCACCCCTCAGAAAGCCGGCAAGTGCTGCTGCTGCAGATGCCACTGAGGCCTGGCTGTTGA